In Scatophagus argus isolate fScaArg1 chromosome 3, fScaArg1.pri, whole genome shotgun sequence, one genomic interval encodes:
- the ptpdc1a gene encoding protein tyrosine phosphatase domain-containing protein 1 isoform X2 — protein sequence MGETLRHVIPGHMQCSMACGGKACKYENPSRWSDEEQAIKGLYSSWITDNLLAMARPSTEIIEKYNIIEQFQRCGLKTVINLQRPGEHASCGNPLEQESGFTYRPEIFMEADIYYYNFGWKDYGVASLTTILDMVKVMSFAVQEGKLAVHCHAGLGRTGVLLACYLVFTSRMSADQAILFMRAKRPNSIQTRGQLLCVREFAQFLVPLRSVFSCAEPKASAVTLSQYLTRQRHLLHGYEARQMKNVPKIVQLVCRLLIDIAANRQVAVKEEWSEIPDLTAEVEKTVSQQALQQLGKEMRGKGIPVPPCTSQPLSPLALQSKPLHDQPLISDNELDPLWRQQNVESPLRSSLSNNRSLSYSDSVLHKLGPLQHHLGNLKSNRPISCPITHSLSHSCLTACNPPRFCDLPTQDIISNIQEPDTEAKQDTGSTLLKKQLYKGNQSLSLDLSAQGRRSHCNTTLPALPTKSKLVTGEEQPRVDVSVGAAARENVPEAPDITLQSELSPESRHLLVAKALAMELTDTDLTSKVSLWQTELNSKEGAWERLCMERDPLLLSSLMWSWLEQLKDPVISSEDIKALSEKNVNPQNALDSLEKGHRLTLLCILDCAAHLLPMPEQVEASFLNQTIKVFTKIDPASEKNECLYTILKAILTPILHELRDKAVEESEDS from the exons ATGGGTGAGACCCTGAGGCACGTCATCCCTGGTCACATGCAGTGCTCCATGGCCTGTGGAGGGAAAGCCTGTAAATATGAGAACCCCTCTCGCTGGAGTGATGAGGAGCAAGCTATCAAAGGACTGTACTCGTCCTG GATTACTGACAACTTGCTAGCAATGGCAAGGCCTTCTACTGAAATCATAgagaaatataatataattgAACAGTTCCAAAG GTGTGGTTTGAAGACGGTCATCAACCTACAGCGGCCAGGAGAACATGCCAGCTGTGGCAACCCGCTGGAGCAGGAGAGCGGTTTCACTTATCGACCCGAGATTTTCATGGAGGCAGACA tttattactACAACTTTGGGTGGAAGGATTATGGTGTGGCCTCTCTGACAACAATCCTTGATATGGTGAAAGTCATGTCCTTTGCTGTCCAGGAGGGGAAACTGGCTGTCCACTGCCATGCTGGTCTTGGAAGAACAG GTGTATTGTTGGCTTGTTACTTGGTTTTCACGTCCCGGATGAGTGCTGACCAAGCCATCCTGTTTATGCGAGCCAAGAGACCCAACTCCATCCAGACCAGAGGGCAGCTCCTGTGCGTCAGGGAGTTCGCCCAGTTTCTAGTTCCTCTACGAAGCGTCTTTTCCTGTGCGGAACCCAAAGCGAGCGCTGTCACCTTGTCTCAGTACCTCACCCGACAGCGCCACCTGCTGCACGGCTACGAGGCTCGACAGATGAAGAATGTGCCAAAAATCGTCCAGCTGGTGTGCAGGCTCCTCATCGACATTGCGGCCAACAGACAGGTGGCAGTCAAGGAGGAGTGGTCAGAGATCCCCGACCTCACGGCTGAGGTCGAGAAGACCGTGTCCCAGCAGGCTCTTCAGCAGCTCGGGAAAGAGATGAGAGGGAAGGGGATTCCCGTTCCACCCTGCACATCTCAACCTCTCAGCCCACTGGCTCTGCAGTCCAAACCTCTTCATGATCAACCTCTCATCAGTGATAATGAGCTTGACCCTCTGTGGAGACAGCAGAACGTAGAAAGCCCTCTGAGATCTTCTTTGTCCAACAACAGGAGCCTCAGTTACAGTGATTCTGTTCTTCACAAACTTGGTCCACTGCAGCACCATTTAGGAAATCTGAAGAGTAACAGACCAATCAGCTGCCCGATCACACATTCCTTGTCTCACAGCTGCCTTACAGCCTGTAATCCTCCCAGATTTTGTGACCTCCCTACTCAGGATATTATCAGTAACATTCAGGAGCCTGATACAGAAGCAAAACAAGATACAGGGTCCactcttttaaaaaaacagctatACAAGGGCAATCAGAGTTTGTCTTTAGATCTGTCTGCTCAGGGAAGAAGATCCCACTGTAACACCACACTGCCAGCCTTACCAACCAAGAGCAAACTGGTAACCGGTGAGGAGCAACCACGTGTTGATGTGTCAGTGGGTGCAGCAGCCAGAGAGAATGTGCCAGAGGCTCCTGACATCACCCTCCAGTCCGAGCTCTCCCCAGAGAGCAGGCACCTGTTGGTGGCCAAAGCCCTGGCCATggagctgacagacacagatCTCACCTCCAAGGTGTCACTGTGGCAG ACAGAGCTGAACTCCAAAGAGGGAGCGTGGGAGAGGCTGTGCATGGAGAGAGATCCTCTGCTCCTGTCCAGTCTGATGTGGTCGTGGCTGGAGCAGCTCAAAGATCCAGTCATCAGCAGCGAGGATATAAAGGCCCTCAGCGAGAAGAACGTCAATCCACAGAACGCCCTGGACTCACTGGAAAAG GGCCACAGACTCACTTTGCTGTGCATCCTGGACTGTGCTGCTCATCTCCTGCCAATGCCTGAACAAGTAGAGGCCAGTTTTCTAAACCAAACAATAAAAGTGTTTACTAAG ATCGATCCTGCCTCAGAGAAGAATGAGTGTTTGTACACGATCCTAAAAGCAATCCTGACTCCCATTCTTCATGAGCTGCGTGACAAAGCTGTGGAGGAGAGTGAAGACTCCTGA
- the ptpdc1a gene encoding protein tyrosine phosphatase domain-containing protein 1 isoform X1, which translates to MAAGVSILSDLSYSMSGARSGDFSTDMETANARVPTAKYTKMGETLRHVIPGHMQCSMACGGKACKYENPSRWSDEEQAIKGLYSSWITDNLLAMARPSTEIIEKYNIIEQFQRCGLKTVINLQRPGEHASCGNPLEQESGFTYRPEIFMEADIYYYNFGWKDYGVASLTTILDMVKVMSFAVQEGKLAVHCHAGLGRTGVLLACYLVFTSRMSADQAILFMRAKRPNSIQTRGQLLCVREFAQFLVPLRSVFSCAEPKASAVTLSQYLTRQRHLLHGYEARQMKNVPKIVQLVCRLLIDIAANRQVAVKEEWSEIPDLTAEVEKTVSQQALQQLGKEMRGKGIPVPPCTSQPLSPLALQSKPLHDQPLISDNELDPLWRQQNVESPLRSSLSNNRSLSYSDSVLHKLGPLQHHLGNLKSNRPISCPITHSLSHSCLTACNPPRFCDLPTQDIISNIQEPDTEAKQDTGSTLLKKQLYKGNQSLSLDLSAQGRRSHCNTTLPALPTKSKLVTGEEQPRVDVSVGAAARENVPEAPDITLQSELSPESRHLLVAKALAMELTDTDLTSKVSLWQTELNSKEGAWERLCMERDPLLLSSLMWSWLEQLKDPVISSEDIKALSEKNVNPQNALDSLEKGHRLTLLCILDCAAHLLPMPEQVEASFLNQTIKVFTKIDPASEKNECLYTILKAILTPILHELRDKAVEESEDS; encoded by the exons ATGGCAGCTGGTGTCAGCATACTGAGTGACTTGTCTTACTCCATGAGTGGAGCACGCAGTGGAGACTTCAGCACAGACATGGAAACAG ccaaTGCTAGGGTCCCTACAGCAAAGTACACCAAGATGGGTGAGACCCTGAGGCACGTCATCCCTGGTCACATGCAGTGCTCCATGGCCTGTGGAGGGAAAGCCTGTAAATATGAGAACCCCTCTCGCTGGAGTGATGAGGAGCAAGCTATCAAAGGACTGTACTCGTCCTG GATTACTGACAACTTGCTAGCAATGGCAAGGCCTTCTACTGAAATCATAgagaaatataatataattgAACAGTTCCAAAG GTGTGGTTTGAAGACGGTCATCAACCTACAGCGGCCAGGAGAACATGCCAGCTGTGGCAACCCGCTGGAGCAGGAGAGCGGTTTCACTTATCGACCCGAGATTTTCATGGAGGCAGACA tttattactACAACTTTGGGTGGAAGGATTATGGTGTGGCCTCTCTGACAACAATCCTTGATATGGTGAAAGTCATGTCCTTTGCTGTCCAGGAGGGGAAACTGGCTGTCCACTGCCATGCTGGTCTTGGAAGAACAG GTGTATTGTTGGCTTGTTACTTGGTTTTCACGTCCCGGATGAGTGCTGACCAAGCCATCCTGTTTATGCGAGCCAAGAGACCCAACTCCATCCAGACCAGAGGGCAGCTCCTGTGCGTCAGGGAGTTCGCCCAGTTTCTAGTTCCTCTACGAAGCGTCTTTTCCTGTGCGGAACCCAAAGCGAGCGCTGTCACCTTGTCTCAGTACCTCACCCGACAGCGCCACCTGCTGCACGGCTACGAGGCTCGACAGATGAAGAATGTGCCAAAAATCGTCCAGCTGGTGTGCAGGCTCCTCATCGACATTGCGGCCAACAGACAGGTGGCAGTCAAGGAGGAGTGGTCAGAGATCCCCGACCTCACGGCTGAGGTCGAGAAGACCGTGTCCCAGCAGGCTCTTCAGCAGCTCGGGAAAGAGATGAGAGGGAAGGGGATTCCCGTTCCACCCTGCACATCTCAACCTCTCAGCCCACTGGCTCTGCAGTCCAAACCTCTTCATGATCAACCTCTCATCAGTGATAATGAGCTTGACCCTCTGTGGAGACAGCAGAACGTAGAAAGCCCTCTGAGATCTTCTTTGTCCAACAACAGGAGCCTCAGTTACAGTGATTCTGTTCTTCACAAACTTGGTCCACTGCAGCACCATTTAGGAAATCTGAAGAGTAACAGACCAATCAGCTGCCCGATCACACATTCCTTGTCTCACAGCTGCCTTACAGCCTGTAATCCTCCCAGATTTTGTGACCTCCCTACTCAGGATATTATCAGTAACATTCAGGAGCCTGATACAGAAGCAAAACAAGATACAGGGTCCactcttttaaaaaaacagctatACAAGGGCAATCAGAGTTTGTCTTTAGATCTGTCTGCTCAGGGAAGAAGATCCCACTGTAACACCACACTGCCAGCCTTACCAACCAAGAGCAAACTGGTAACCGGTGAGGAGCAACCACGTGTTGATGTGTCAGTGGGTGCAGCAGCCAGAGAGAATGTGCCAGAGGCTCCTGACATCACCCTCCAGTCCGAGCTCTCCCCAGAGAGCAGGCACCTGTTGGTGGCCAAAGCCCTGGCCATggagctgacagacacagatCTCACCTCCAAGGTGTCACTGTGGCAG ACAGAGCTGAACTCCAAAGAGGGAGCGTGGGAGAGGCTGTGCATGGAGAGAGATCCTCTGCTCCTGTCCAGTCTGATGTGGTCGTGGCTGGAGCAGCTCAAAGATCCAGTCATCAGCAGCGAGGATATAAAGGCCCTCAGCGAGAAGAACGTCAATCCACAGAACGCCCTGGACTCACTGGAAAAG GGCCACAGACTCACTTTGCTGTGCATCCTGGACTGTGCTGCTCATCTCCTGCCAATGCCTGAACAAGTAGAGGCCAGTTTTCTAAACCAAACAATAAAAGTGTTTACTAAG ATCGATCCTGCCTCAGAGAAGAATGAGTGTTTGTACACGATCCTAAAAGCAATCCTGACTCCCATTCTTCATGAGCTGCGTGACAAAGCTGTGGAGGAGAGTGAAGACTCCTGA